In Hymenobacter sublimis, a single genomic region encodes these proteins:
- a CDS encoding tRNA1(Val) (adenine(37)-N6)-methyltransferase gives MPNAYFQFKQFRVEQGACAMKVSTDACVLGAVAAVEGAGRILDVGTGTGLLALMVAQRNPTALVEAVELDAAAATQAAANFKASPWASRLVVHAQPLAGFAATSPARFDHILCNPPFFRNSLRSPNAGRTTARHTAADSLTFPELAAFAAAYLTPAGQLTVLLPPPEMQHFELDAARAGLHLISRLVLHHRPGSKALRHISSFGGQPGQVQEQQLLLHENDDAVYSRPFQQLLAPFYLAL, from the coding sequence ATGCCCAACGCCTACTTTCAGTTCAAGCAGTTTCGGGTAGAGCAGGGTGCGTGCGCCATGAAGGTCAGCACTGATGCTTGCGTGCTGGGCGCCGTAGCGGCCGTGGAAGGTGCGGGCCGCATTCTGGACGTAGGCACTGGCACCGGCCTGCTGGCCCTCATGGTCGCGCAGCGCAACCCCACCGCTTTGGTGGAAGCAGTAGAATTGGATGCGGCCGCTGCAACCCAGGCGGCGGCTAACTTCAAGGCCAGCCCCTGGGCTAGCCGGCTGGTAGTGCACGCGCAGCCCCTGGCCGGGTTTGCGGCCACTAGCCCAGCACGCTTCGACCACATTCTCTGCAACCCGCCGTTTTTCCGCAACTCGCTCCGCTCCCCAAATGCCGGCCGCACCACAGCCCGCCACACCGCCGCTGACTCCCTGACTTTTCCCGAGCTGGCCGCGTTTGCTGCCGCCTACCTAACGCCGGCCGGCCAGCTTACCGTGCTGCTACCCCCACCCGAAATGCAGCATTTTGAGCTGGACGCGGCCAGGGCCGGGCTGCACCTCATTAGCCGGCTGGTCCTGCATCACCGGCCGGGTAGCAAGGCGTTGCGTCACATCAGCAGTTTCGGGGGCCAGCCAGGTCAGGTGCAGGAACAGCAACTGCTACTCCACGAGAATGATGACGCCGTTTACTCGCGTCCGTTTCAGCAGTTACTGGCCCCGTTTTACCTGGCCTTGTAG
- the rnhA gene encoding ribonuclease HI produces the protein MIHLFTDGSSRGNPGPGGYGAILRFGQHEKELTQGFRLTTNNRMELLAVIVGLEAITRPELPITVVTDSRYVVDAVEKKWVFGWAAKPDFGKKANEDLWRRFLKIYKQRSVQFRWVRGHNGHPENERCDQLAVWSATKGPLLTDEGYELIEAKRG, from the coding sequence CGATGGCTCCTCGCGGGGCAACCCTGGGCCGGGCGGCTACGGGGCTATTCTGCGCTTTGGTCAGCACGAAAAAGAGCTAACCCAGGGCTTCCGCCTCACCACCAACAACCGCATGGAGCTGCTAGCCGTCATTGTGGGCCTGGAAGCCATTACCCGCCCCGAGCTGCCCATTACCGTCGTCACGGACTCGCGCTACGTGGTAGATGCCGTGGAGAAAAAGTGGGTGTTTGGCTGGGCCGCCAAGCCGGACTTTGGCAAGAAAGCCAACGAAGACCTCTGGCGACGCTTTCTCAAAATATACAAGCAGCGCAGCGTGCAGTTCCGGTGGGTGCGCGGCCACAACGGCCACCCCGAAAATGAGCGGTGCGACCAGTTAGCCGTGTGGAGCGCCACTAAAGGCCCCTTGCTCACGGATGAGGGCTACGAACTGATTGAGGCCAAGCGCGGGTAG
- a CDS encoding ATP-binding cassette domain-containing protein — translation MIEIRGLRKSFGEQLVLQHIDLTLPPGRLHGLVGANGAGKTTLLHCLYGLHPDYSGTIRETTGLSIRQHTGLLPYGPYFYPRITGREYVEFCLQARGRAVPDLAAWNYLLELPLDQYAEEYSAGMKKKLALLALLVQNFRYLILDEPFNGLDLSTNLLVMELLRRLRDQGVGILLTSHLLGSLTELCDEITVLAAGQVLRHYPAAEFVHLRTDLLDRLHQQKLAHLRELLPA, via the coding sequence ATGATTGAAATTCGTGGCTTGCGCAAAAGCTTCGGCGAGCAGCTTGTCCTGCAGCACATCGATCTGACCTTGCCGCCTGGTAGGTTGCACGGCCTGGTGGGGGCCAACGGCGCCGGCAAAACTACCCTGCTGCACTGCCTCTACGGGCTGCACCCTGACTACTCCGGTACTATCCGCGAAACTACCGGCTTATCCATCCGCCAGCACACGGGGCTGTTACCCTATGGACCGTACTTCTACCCGCGCATTACCGGCCGCGAGTACGTGGAGTTTTGCTTGCAGGCCCGGGGCCGTGCCGTGCCGGATCTGGCAGCCTGGAACTACCTCTTGGAGTTGCCCTTGGACCAATACGCCGAGGAATACTCGGCCGGCATGAAAAAGAAGCTGGCCCTGTTGGCTTTGCTGGTGCAGAACTTCCGCTACCTCATCCTCGATGAGCCCTTTAATGGCCTTGACCTAAGTACGAATTTGCTGGTAATGGAGCTGCTGCGGCGCCTGCGCGACCAGGGAGTGGGCATCCTGCTAACCTCGCACCTGCTGGGCTCCCTCACCGAGCTATGCGACGAAATAACAGTGCTGGCCGCCGGGCAGGTGCTCCGCCACTACCCGGCCGCCGAGTTCGTGCACCTGCGCACCGATCTGCTCGACCGTCTGCACCAGCAAAAGCTGGCCCACTTGCGGGAGCTGCTGCCAGCGTAG